A region from the Arvicola amphibius chromosome 12, mArvAmp1.2, whole genome shotgun sequence genome encodes:
- the LOC119802507 gene encoding olfactory receptor 5V1-like translates to MDVYNLTTVTQFILIGLSDLPEVRYPLFVAFVIIYQITLLGNGAILLAIVTERKLQTPMYYLLANLSLLDIFCPSATVPKMLKNLLTEDHSISFVGCALQLYFLIALAGTEVFLLAVMAYDRYVAICFPLRYSLIMTTVRCVQMLVGTWAAGFLNSFMHTMATFSLSFCKSNRVNQYYCDIPPVVALSCSSTFIAELLILLMGSIFGVGAFLITLISYIYIVSTILKIQSVEGKRKAFSTCASHLLVVFLFYGTTIFTYIRPSSSQHSPARDRLISMLYGVITPMLNPIIYSLRNSEVKGALRKVLHLRIYFQKTWCKNCHSLPRTNA, encoded by the coding sequence ATGGATGTCTACAATCTTACCACAGTGACTCAGTTCATCCTCATAGGGCTCTCTGATCTCCCTGAGGTGCGCTATCCCCTCTTTGTGGCCTTTGTCATCATCTATCAGATCACTTTGCTGGGAAATGGGGCCATCCTCTTGGCCATAGTGACCGAGAGAAAGCTTCAGACTCCCATGTATTACCTGTTGGCCAATCTGTCCCTGTTAGACATATTCTGTCCATCAGCCACTGTCCCCAAAATGCTCAAGAATCTCTTGACTGAAGATCACAGCATTTCCTTTGTTGGGTGTGCTTTGCAGCTCTATTTCCTGATCGCTCTAGCTGGGACTGAAGTTTTCTTGCTGGCTGTGATGGCTTATGACCGGTATGTGGCCATATGCTTCCCTCTGCGTTATTCCCTCATTATGACCACGGTTCGCTGTGTGCAGATGTTGGTGGGGACCTGGGCAGCTGGGTTTCTGAATTCTTTCATGCATACAATGGCAACCTTCAGCTTATCTTTCTGCAAGTCCAATCGAGTTAACCAGTACTACTGTGATATCCCCCCTGTGGTGGCCCTGTCCTGCTCATCCACCTTCATTGCAGAACTGCTTATTTTATTGATGGGCAGTATCTTTGGGGTTGGTGCTTTTCTGATCACTTTGATCTCCTACATATACATCGTGTCCACCATCCTAAAGATCCAGTCAGTAGAAGGGAAGCGCAAAGCTTTCTCCACCTGTGCTTCCCATCTTCTTGTAGTCTTCTTGTTCTATGGCACAACAATATTTACCTATATCCGCCCCTCCTCCAGTCAGCACTCTCCTGCCAGAGATAGACTCATCTCTATGCTGTATGGGGTCATTACCCCCATGTTAAACCCCATTATCTACAGCCTGAGAAACTCAGAAGTCAAAGGAGCACTCAGAAAAGTTTTACATCTTAGGATATACTTCCAAAAAACATGGTGTAAGAATTGTCACAGTCTCCCTAGAACAAATGCATAG
- the LOC119802508 gene encoding vomeronasal type-2 receptor 116-like yields MAKMLSLIFVLLVLNLSLIFCSLTDPKCFMRIKNKHNKILDIEEHCFFSIYTEDGYVKKNDFTENLNKKLTPDNINLIFSLYFAIEEINRNPHILPNISLLVNIKCNVVGDHIKSILSSKRSEYFPNYYCSKEKRYLITLTGPRWRTSAIFGFPLYLSRTPELYYGYFHPDLSVHEQFPHLYQISPKDTSLALAMMSLVLHFRWNWVGMVISDEDLGNQFLSEWRGVMRTNIVCLAFVAIIPLTRYLSLEMLKTNYNKVMTSSAKVVIVYGDKDTYMAFNFWLWKPLKIQRIWVSVSQFDMFIEGDFMLNSPDGILIFSHQHSEMSGFKQFLQTVRPLNYTDEVSLLKLWWTYFKCSLQSSNCNKLRNCPTRTLLKWLFRTPFGMSMSDAAYNLYNAVYAVAHTLHETLLQVDTWPKNASKKLELDSWKIFSFLKNIQFENPAGDLVTMNQKLKLDTEYDIFYIMDFPPNFGLKMKIGKFSRNFPNYHQLYMSDEMIEWATGFRQTPPSICSMPCRPGLRKSPQEGRAICCFDCNPCPEDEISNMTNMDECVKCPHDQYANKDQTHCLQKVVSFLAYEDPLGMSLTCLALCFSALTAFVLYVFLKHQDTPIVKANNRALSYVLLISLIFCFLCPLLYIGHPDTPSCIMQQTTFAIVFTVATSTVLAKTITVVLAFKVTAPERRMRSLLISGAPNFIIPICTVIQMILCGIWLGTSPPFVNADVHMEHGHIIIVCNKGSVIFFYFVLGYLGSLALASFTVAFLARNLPDTFNEAKFLTFSMLVFCSVWITFLTVYHSTKGKALVAVEVFCILASSAGLFLCIFAPKCYIILLRPQINSFHKFRVTNDKAEYIH; encoded by the exons GTTGACACCTGACAACATCAACTTGATTTTCTCGCTTTATTTTGCCATAGAAGAAATCAATAGGAACCCTCATATTTTACCCAATATTTCTCTGCTAGTTAACATTAAATGTAATGTGGTTGGTGATcacataaaatctattttatcttcaaaaaGAAGTGAATACTTTCCTAACTACTACTgctcaaaagagaaaagatatttaATTACACTTACAGGACCACGGTGGAGAACATCTGCCATTTTTGGGTTCCCCCTCTACCTTTCTAGAACTCCAGAG CTTTACTATGGGTATTTTCATCCTGACCTGAGTGTCCATGAACAATTTCCTCATCTCTACCAGATATCACCCAAGGACACATCTCTAGCACTGGCCATGATGTCCCTAGTGCTTCACTTCAGATGGAACTGGGTGGGAATGGTCATTTCAGACGAAGATCTTGGAAATCAgtttctttctgaatggagaggaGTGATGAGAACAAACATTGTCTGTCTAGCATTTGTGGCTATTATCCCACTGACTAGATATTTATCCTTAGAAATGTTAAAAACGAATTATAACAAGGTCATGACATCATCAGCAAAAGTAGTGATTGTCTACGGTGACAAAGATACTTATATGGCATTCAACTTTTGGCTGTGGAAACCTCTAAAGATTCAGAGAATCTGGGTCAGTGTGTCACAATTTGATATGTTCATTGAAGGAGATTTCATGCTTAACTCCCCCGATGGGATTCTCATTTTCTCCCATCAGCATTCTGAGATGTCTGGTTTTAAACAATTTCTGCAGACAGTGCGTCCTTTAAACTATACTGAtgaagtttctcttttaaaactatGGTGgacttattttaaatgttctttacaaTCATCTAATTGTAACAAACTGAGGAACTGTCCAACAAGAACCCTGTTGAAATGGTTATTTAGGACACCGTTTGGAATGTCCATGAGTGATGCAGCTTATAACTTATACAACGCAGTGTATGCTGTGGCCCACACGCTCCATGAGACGCTTCTACAAGTAGACACGTGGCCAAAGAATGCTAGTAAGAAGCTGGAACTTGACTCCTGGAAG atattctcttttctgaagaacaTACAATTTGAAAATCCTGCTGGAGACCTTGTGACCATGAACCAGAAACTAAAACTGgatacagaatatgacattttctaCATCATGGATTTTCCACCAAATTTTGGACTTAAGATGAAAATAGGAAAGTTTTCCAGGAATTTTCCAAATTATCACCAGTTATATATGTCTGATGAAATGATAGAGTGGGCTACAGGTTTTAGACAG ACCCCGCCCTCGATATGCAGCATGCCTTGCCGTCCAGGACTAAGAAAATCCCCTCAAGAGGGAAGGGCTATCTGCTGTTTTGATTGCAACCCGTGTCCTgaagatgaaatttcaaacatGACAA ATATGGATGAATGTGTGAAGTGTCCACATGATCAGTATGCCAACAAAGATCAAACTCACTGCCTCCAAAAAGTTGTGAGCTTTCTGGCTTATGAAGATCCCTTGGGAATGTCTCTGACCTGCTTGGCTCTATGCTTCTCTGCCCTTACAGCTTTTGTACTGTATGTCTTCTTGAAGCACCAGGACACGCCCATTGTCAAGGCAAATAACAGAGCTCTCAGCTACGTCCTACTCATCTCCCTcatcttttgctttctctgtcccTTGCTCTACATTGGCCATCCAGATACACCCAGCTGTATAATGCAGCAGACCACATTTGCAATTGTCTTCACTGTGGCCACCTCTACTGTCTTGGCCAAGACGATTACTGTAGTATTGGCATTCAAGGTCACTGCTCCAGAAAGAAGGATGAGGTCACTGCTCATATCAGGGGCACCTAATTTCATCATCCCCATATGCACCGTGATTCAAATGATTCTCTGTGGAATCTGGTTAGGAACTTCTCCTCCGTTTGTTAATGCTGATGTCCATATGGAACATGGCCACATCATTATTGTTTGCAACAAAGGTTCAgtgattttcttctattttgtccTGGGATACCTGGGTTCTCTCGCCCTAGCAAGTTTTACTGTAGCTTTCCTGGCTAGGAATCTACCGGACACATTCAATGAAGCAAAGTTCCTGACGTTCAGCATGCTGGTGTTCTGTAGTGTTTGGATCACCTTCCTAACTGTCTACCACAGCACCAAAGGCAAGGCTCTGGTGGCTGTGGAAGTGTTCTGTATCTTGGCCTCAAGTGCAGGactatttctttgcatttttgccCCAAAATGCTACATTATTTTGTTAAGACCACAGATAAATTCTTTTCACAAGTTCAGAGTCACAAACGATAAAGCTGAATATATTCATTAA